A window from Nocardioides mesophilus encodes these proteins:
- a CDS encoding universal stress protein — MDQAAGTRPGRARPVVLVGVDGTEDGERALRYAVAEAHRRDARLRIVHARQQVALVAPLAQMVPEHHVAEVAQGIVERAVQTARELGYAAPDLECLQESAPVHTALLAHAHDATCVVLGRRGSAARHLATGSTTSAVAALSPVPTIAVPPAWHQGPQHGLVVVGINGAGAEDADGAWTVVRAALAEARSRHARLDVVHAWRPFSQYDAVLDTKALARTWSRSAQVSLTRWMHDHQPGRDVEWVVQPRYQRPAVALHEVSRIADLLVLGRHGRTGLLALSPGSVTRTLLRVSECPVMVVPLPSTAGSDGADADPAASVVHA; from the coding sequence ATGGACCAGGCAGCCGGCACCCGACCGGGCCGGGCACGTCCTGTCGTGCTGGTCGGCGTGGACGGCACCGAGGACGGCGAGCGGGCGCTGCGGTACGCCGTCGCGGAGGCGCACCGGCGGGACGCCCGCCTGCGGATCGTGCACGCGCGCCAGCAGGTGGCACTCGTGGCACCACTGGCGCAGATGGTTCCGGAGCACCACGTGGCCGAGGTGGCACAGGGCATCGTCGAGCGTGCTGTGCAGACGGCCCGCGAGCTGGGCTACGCGGCACCGGACCTCGAGTGCCTGCAGGAGAGCGCGCCGGTCCACACCGCCCTTCTCGCGCACGCGCACGACGCGACCTGCGTGGTGCTCGGGCGACGCGGGTCCGCCGCCCGGCACCTGGCGACCGGCTCCACGACCTCGGCGGTGGCGGCTCTGTCGCCGGTCCCGACGATCGCCGTCCCTCCGGCGTGGCACCAGGGTCCTCAGCACGGGCTGGTGGTGGTGGGCATCAACGGCGCCGGCGCCGAGGACGCCGACGGGGCCTGGACGGTGGTCCGGGCCGCGCTCGCGGAGGCCAGGTCGCGGCATGCGCGCCTCGACGTGGTGCATGCCTGGCGGCCCTTCAGCCAGTACGACGCCGTCCTGGACACGAAGGCCCTGGCCCGCACCTGGAGCCGGAGCGCCCAGGTGTCGCTGACCCGGTGGATGCACGACCACCAGCCGGGGCGTGACGTCGAATGGGTCGTGCAGCCGCGCTACCAGCGTCCGGCGGTCGCCCTGCACGAGGTGTCTCGGATCGCGGACCTGCTCGTGCTGGGCCGGCACGGACGCACCGGTCTGCTGGCTCTCTCGCCCGGATCGGTCACGCGCACGTTGCTGCGGGTCAGCGAGTGCCCGGTGATGGTCGTGCCGCTGCCGTCCACGGCGGGGTCGGACGGTGCGGACGCGGACCCTGCCGCGTCCGTCGTACATGCGTGA
- a CDS encoding flavodoxin family protein — MRAWVVYESMFGNTEEVARAVAEGLSTRANVELYDMARAPAEINGLLDLIVVGAPTHAFSLSRPSTRASAIEQGATHGAAERGVREWLEHLHDGPHSELVAAFDTRVDKIRHLPGSAAHKAERLARHHGYSPAGRMSFYVSDAPGPLLPGELDRAREWGRHLAEDMAARAAGRVVR, encoded by the coding sequence ATGAGGGCCTGGGTCGTCTACGAGTCGATGTTCGGCAACACCGAGGAGGTCGCGCGGGCGGTGGCCGAGGGGCTGAGCACGCGGGCCAACGTCGAGCTGTACGACATGGCGCGGGCGCCGGCCGAGATCAACGGCCTGCTCGACCTGATCGTGGTCGGGGCGCCCACCCACGCGTTCTCCTTGAGCCGGCCGTCGACCCGGGCGTCGGCGATCGAGCAGGGCGCGACCCACGGCGCCGCGGAGCGCGGGGTGCGCGAGTGGCTCGAGCACCTGCACGACGGGCCGCACTCGGAGCTGGTCGCGGCGTTCGACACCCGCGTCGACAAGATCCGGCACCTGCCCGGCTCGGCCGCCCACAAGGCAGAGCGGCTGGCGCGCCACCACGGCTACTCCCCGGCGGGGAGGATGAGCTTCTACGTCTCCGACGCCCCGGGTCCGCTGCTCCCCGGCGAGCTGGACCGCGCGCGTGAATGGGGCAGGCACCTGGCCGAGGACATGGCGGCGCGGGCCGCGGGGCGCGTGGTCAGGTGA